The following coding sequences are from one Prochlorococcus sp. MIT 1314 window:
- the ylqF gene encoding ribosome biogenesis GTPase YlqF — MDIPRIQWYPGHIAKAEKKLSEVINKVDLVIEVRDARIPLSTGHPHLNQWINNKKHILVINRSDMISPNTINSWNKWFNAKDQYPLWCDAKKGIGIKEICKSAKESRSSIDDRRLSRGMRIRPIRALTLGFPNVGKSALINRIAKKRVVDSARKAGVTRNLRWIKLESGIDLLDAPGVIPPNLEDQKSALNLALCDDIGEAAYEIESVAIGFIKIISTLNKDKNANISVKKISNRYGVDIAKGFKSPSAWIGEAASKHTSGDKRRMSHKLLEDYRNQMLGKIALEVPKWN; from the coding sequence GTGGACATACCCAGAATTCAATGGTACCCAGGCCATATTGCAAAAGCAGAAAAGAAATTATCTGAAGTTATTAATAAAGTAGATTTAGTTATAGAAGTTAGAGATGCACGAATTCCTTTGTCCACAGGACATCCACACTTAAATCAATGGATAAATAATAAAAAACATATTCTTGTTATTAACAGGTCAGACATGATCTCTCCTAATACAATCAATAGTTGGAATAAATGGTTTAATGCTAAAGATCAATATCCTCTTTGGTGTGATGCTAAAAAAGGAATAGGTATTAAAGAAATTTGTAAGTCCGCCAAAGAATCTAGATCATCAATCGACGATAGAAGACTCTCTAGAGGAATGCGAATTAGGCCAATTAGAGCCCTTACACTTGGTTTCCCAAACGTAGGTAAGTCAGCATTAATTAATAGAATTGCAAAAAAAAGAGTTGTAGATAGTGCTAGGAAAGCAGGCGTTACTCGTAATTTAAGATGGATAAAATTAGAAAGTGGTATAGATCTGCTAGATGCTCCTGGTGTTATACCTCCAAATTTAGAAGATCAAAAATCAGCACTTAATCTTGCATTATGTGACGATATTGGTGAAGCTGCTTATGAAATAGAGAGTGTCGCAATTGGATTCATCAAAATTATATCCACTCTCAACAAAGATAAGAATGCGAATATCTCAGTAAAAAAAATCTCTAATAGATATGGCGTTGATATTGCAAAAGGCTTTAAGAGTCCTTCTGCTTGGATCGGCGAAGCAGCTTCAAAACATACCTCAGGCGATAAAAGGAGAATGTCTCATAAATTATTGGAAGATTATAGAAATCAAATGCTTGGTAAAATTGCTTTAGAAGTCCCAAAATGGAATTAA
- a CDS encoding phosphoglycerate kinase, with amino-acid sequence MSKLSLSSLDKTHLEGKKVLVRVDFNVPLNEDSQITDDTRIRAAIPTIEYLINHSAKVILAAHFGRPKGQVNEKMRLTPVAARLSELLGQNIALTNSCVGDEAVAQSNSLSNGEVLLLENVRFFGEEEKNDLEFAKKLSLHADMYVNDAFGAAHRAHASTQGVTNYLNPSVAGFLLEKELKYLQGAIDSPKRPLAAIVGGSKVSSKIGVLDSLLDKCDKIMIGGGMIFTFYKARGLDVGKSLVEEDKLELAKDLEKKAKAKGVELLLPTDVVLANEFSPDAESKISQIDSISGNWMGLDIGPDSIKVFQNALAECKTIIWNGPMGVFEFDKFAEGTNAIATTLADLSAFSEVCTIIGGGDSVAAVEKAGLAEKMSHISTGGGASLELLEGKTLPGVAALNDA; translated from the coding sequence ATGTCAAAATTATCTCTTTCCAGTCTTGATAAGACACATTTAGAAGGAAAAAAAGTTCTTGTTAGAGTAGATTTTAATGTTCCATTAAATGAAGATAGTCAAATAACCGACGATACGCGTATTCGTGCAGCGATCCCAACCATTGAATATCTTATTAATCATTCTGCAAAAGTTATCTTAGCTGCGCATTTTGGTAGACCAAAGGGTCAGGTAAATGAAAAAATGAGATTAACTCCAGTAGCAGCAAGATTAAGTGAATTGTTGGGACAAAATATTGCTCTTACTAACAGTTGTGTTGGTGATGAAGCAGTTGCACAATCAAATAGCTTATCTAATGGAGAGGTTCTTTTGCTTGAAAATGTTCGTTTTTTTGGTGAAGAGGAAAAGAACGACTTGGAGTTTGCAAAAAAATTATCATTACATGCAGATATGTATGTAAATGATGCTTTCGGTGCCGCACACAGAGCTCATGCTTCAACTCAGGGAGTTACTAATTATTTAAACCCATCAGTAGCTGGATTCCTTTTAGAGAAAGAATTGAAATACTTACAAGGAGCAATAGATTCCCCTAAGCGTCCATTGGCAGCAATAGTTGGAGGTTCAAAGGTTAGTAGCAAAATAGGAGTACTTGATTCTTTACTAGATAAGTGTGACAAAATTATGATAGGTGGAGGTATGATTTTCACTTTTTATAAGGCTAGAGGTTTAGATGTTGGAAAAAGCCTTGTAGAAGAAGATAAACTTGAGCTTGCCAAAGATTTAGAGAAAAAAGCAAAAGCAAAAGGAGTTGAATTATTACTACCCACTGATGTTGTTTTAGCTAATGAATTTTCTCCGGATGCCGAAAGTAAAATATCTCAAATTGATTCAATTAGTGGGAATTGGATGGGCCTCGATATTGGTCCAGATTCCATTAAAGTTTTCCAGAATGCTCTCGCAGAATGTAAGACAATAATATGGAATGGTCCAATGGGTGTTTTTGAATTTGATAAATTTGCAGAAGGCACAAATGCAATAGCTACGACCCTTGCAGACTTAAGTGCTTTTTCTGAAGTTTGTACAATAATTGGTGGTGGAGATTCAGTTGCAGCAGTTGAGAAAGCAGGATTAGCTGAGAAAATGTCTCATATATCTACTGGAGGTGGCGCTAGTTTGGAACTTTTAGAAGGTAAAACCTTACCTGGTGTAGCGGCTTTAAACGACGCTTAG
- a CDS encoding UDP-N-acetylglucosamine--N-acetylmuramyl-(pentapeptide) pyrophosphoryl-undecaprenol N-acetylglucosamine transferase → MSKKNNLLVAASGTGGHIFPALAVSKEVEDEWNIHWLGVHQRLDANFIPEKYNLRTVNIKTPRKNIFLFYQYIEILMSTFQIIRILKEKKINLVFTTGGYISAPTIVASKLLRIPVIIHESNLIPGMVTKYFGFLCNYVLLGFKKTNSYLRNCKTIFTGTPLRKQFYKSNPLPEWVPKGKGPLLIVMGGSQGAKAINQILYESLEFLMKKKFRIVHIIGEYNKHPFNLKNSKNYVQKNFTNEIAALIQNCDLVISRSGAGTINELIETEKPSILIPFPFSKNNHQEKNALILAEIGGSVLINQNKISKEVFEETLERIFKIKFKNGKNQYEILDLMKKNMENNNKIKSNIKIKKLINYFLKEL, encoded by the coding sequence ATGTCTAAAAAAAATAATTTATTAGTTGCAGCAAGTGGAACAGGAGGCCATATTTTTCCAGCTTTAGCAGTTTCTAAAGAGGTAGAAGATGAATGGAATATTCATTGGTTGGGGGTTCACCAAAGACTTGATGCAAATTTTATTCCCGAAAAATATAATTTGAGGACTGTGAATATAAAGACACCAAGAAAAAATATTTTTTTGTTTTATCAATATATAGAAATTTTAATGTCAACTTTTCAAATAATTAGGATCTTAAAAGAAAAAAAAATTAACTTGGTTTTTACGACTGGAGGTTATATATCTGCCCCTACTATTGTTGCTTCAAAGCTTCTTAGGATACCTGTCATTATTCATGAATCAAATTTAATTCCAGGAATGGTCACGAAATATTTTGGGTTTTTGTGTAACTATGTTCTTTTAGGATTTAAGAAAACAAATTCTTATTTAAGAAATTGTAAAACTATTTTTACTGGTACTCCTTTAAGAAAGCAATTCTATAAATCTAATCCCTTGCCAGAATGGGTTCCAAAAGGAAAAGGCCCTCTTTTGATTGTTATGGGAGGTAGTCAAGGAGCAAAAGCTATAAATCAAATTCTTTACGAATCTCTGGAATTTTTAATGAAAAAAAAGTTCCGAATAGTTCATATTATTGGCGAATATAATAAACATCCCTTTAATTTAAAAAATTCTAAAAATTATGTTCAAAAGAATTTTACTAATGAAATCGCAGCTTTAATTCAAAACTGTGATCTTGTAATATCGAGATCTGGGGCAGGAACAATAAATGAATTAATAGAAACTGAAAAACCTTCAATTTTAATTCCATTTCCTTTTTCAAAGAATAATCACCAGGAGAAAAATGCACTGATTCTTGCTGAAATTGGCGGCTCAGTTTTAATTAATCAAAATAAAATTTCTAAAGAAGTTTTTGAAGAAACTCTAGAAAGAATTTTTAAAATAAAATTTAAAAACGGAAAAAATCAATATGAAATATTGGATCTCATGAAGAAGAACATGGAAAATAATAATAAAATCAAATCTAATATTAAGATTAAAAAATTAATTAATTATTTTTTAAAGGAATTGTGA
- a CDS encoding histidinol-phosphate transaminase, translated as MNKSEPNDYSTEAMDITNFKHGGNVYANAKRLNLSPSEIIDASASLVPFNPPQILIDSLIAEIKNLGFKYYPDRKLSDLKEIIGKFHGINPENILPGNGASELITWAGYEASKFGISSIPSPCFVDYERSLNCWNSDFIHCELPKNWNNIFPQSFPIHPKGDVIWITNPHNPTGQLWGKNSLEAIINQYKLVICDEAFLSITPNGEKESLIPLTKKYDNLLVLRSLTKIFNIPGLRLGYVIGSSKKLKQWKIHRDPWPLNSFAIKAGIDLLSNKKFYGQWTRKIHSWVNIEKERVCEKLSSIENLKVHNSSTNFFLIESKTSLSPNIKYLENKGILLRECTSFKFLDEKWARISLQSRKNNSLLCKEIHNSFKK; from the coding sequence ATGAATAAATCAGAACCTAATGATTACTCAACAGAAGCTATGGACATTACAAACTTCAAACATGGCGGAAATGTATATGCAAATGCAAAAAGATTAAATTTATCACCCTCCGAAATAATTGACGCAAGTGCCTCATTAGTACCCTTTAATCCCCCTCAAATACTAATAGATTCATTAATTGCGGAAATTAAGAATCTTGGATTTAAATATTACCCTGACAGAAAATTGAGTGATTTAAAAGAAATAATTGGTAAATTTCATGGGATAAATCCAGAAAATATATTGCCTGGAAATGGAGCTTCTGAGCTAATAACATGGGCAGGTTATGAAGCATCCAAATTTGGAATCAGTTCTATCCCTTCTCCATGCTTTGTTGATTATGAAAGATCCTTAAATTGTTGGAATAGCGATTTCATACATTGCGAATTACCAAAAAACTGGAATAATATTTTTCCTCAATCGTTTCCAATTCATCCTAAAGGTGATGTTATTTGGATAACAAATCCACATAACCCTACCGGTCAATTGTGGGGAAAAAATTCATTAGAGGCAATTATAAATCAATATAAATTAGTTATCTGTGATGAGGCTTTTTTATCAATAACACCTAATGGAGAGAAAGAATCTTTAATACCATTAACCAAAAAATATGATAATTTATTAGTATTGAGAAGCTTGACCAAAATTTTCAATATTCCTGGTCTCAGATTAGGTTACGTTATTGGCTCATCAAAAAAACTTAAGCAATGGAAAATCCATAGAGATCCTTGGCCATTAAATTCCTTTGCTATTAAAGCCGGAATTGATCTACTAAGCAATAAGAAATTCTATGGACAATGGACAAGGAAGATTCACAGCTGGGTAAATATTGAAAAAGAGAGAGTATGTGAAAAACTATCAAGCATAGAAAACCTTAAAGTTCATAATTCTTCAACCAACTTTTTTTTAATAGAAAGTAAAACCTCTTTATCGCCAAATATAAAATACTTAGAAAATAAGGGAATATTACTTAGAGAATGCACTTCATTTAAATTTCTTGACGAAAAGTGGGCAAGAATAAGTTTGCAGAGCAGGAAAAATAATAGTCTTTTATGTAAAGAAATTCACAATTCCTTTAAAAAATAA
- a CDS encoding quinone-dependent dihydroorotate dehydrogenase yields the protein MNEKKGVFKNLYKNLMTPILKKDSGIDAEYLTNLSLGLLSFSSRKYNWPLVASILKNLSEEFSVVDKRLSQNICGINFCNPIGLAAGFDKNGNAANIWRDFGFGFAELGTVTKFAQNGNPKPRLFRLAEEEAALNRMGFNNNGAENLVKNFLEQGIEFKKKRKNICLGINFGKSKITGLSQAKDDYLTSLKLLIPYCDYAAINVSSPNTEGLRKLQDPILLKELLKEIKNLPNCPPLFVKIAPDLSLKDIEDICQLIIEENIDGIIATNTSIDRLGLENRKIRQTGLLLSEENGGLSGRPLQKKANQIIKHIHKIDKKIILIGVGGIDSPESAWERICSGASLIQLYTGWIYKGPQLVPDILEGIIKQLNNHQLSNIKEAIGSNLKWVE from the coding sequence ATGAATGAAAAGAAGGGGGTCTTTAAAAATCTCTATAAAAACTTAATGACTCCTATACTAAAAAAAGACTCTGGAATAGATGCAGAATATTTAACTAATTTATCTCTAGGCCTTCTATCATTCAGTTCAAGAAAATATAATTGGCCTCTAGTTGCATCAATCCTAAAAAATCTAAGTGAAGAATTTTCTGTAGTTGATAAAAGATTAAGTCAGAACATATGTGGAATAAATTTTTGTAATCCAATTGGTTTAGCCGCGGGTTTTGACAAAAATGGTAATGCTGCAAATATATGGAGAGATTTTGGTTTTGGTTTTGCTGAACTTGGTACAGTAACTAAATTTGCTCAAAATGGTAATCCCAAACCAAGGCTTTTTAGATTAGCAGAAGAAGAAGCAGCATTAAATAGGATGGGTTTCAATAACAATGGTGCTGAAAATCTAGTTAAAAACTTTCTTGAACAAGGTATTGAGTTTAAAAAAAAGAGAAAGAATATTTGTTTGGGAATAAATTTCGGCAAATCTAAAATTACAGGTTTATCTCAAGCAAAAGATGATTATTTAACTTCTCTAAAATTATTAATTCCATATTGTGATTACGCAGCAATTAACGTAAGTTCTCCAAATACTGAAGGACTAAGAAAGTTGCAAGATCCAATTCTTTTAAAAGAACTTCTTAAAGAAATTAAAAATTTACCTAATTGTCCACCATTATTTGTAAAAATTGCCCCGGATTTAAGCCTTAAAGATATTGAAGATATTTGTCAATTAATAATTGAGGAAAACATCGATGGAATAATAGCTACTAACACCAGCATTGATAGATTAGGTCTTGAAAATAGAAAGATCAGGCAAACTGGATTATTACTTTCTGAAGAGAATGGAGGATTAAGTGGAAGACCTTTACAAAAAAAAGCAAATCAAATAATAAAACATATTCATAAGATTGATAAAAAAATTATTTTAATTGGCGTTGGTGGAATCGATAGTCCTGAGTCAGCTTGGGAAAGAATTTGTTCTGGTGCATCATTAATTCAACTTTACACAGGATGGATATATAAGGGTCCACAATTAGTCCCAGATATACTTGAAGGCATTATAAAGCAACTCAATAACCATCAATTATCTAATATAAAAGAGGCCATTGGATCAAATTTAAAATGGGTTGAATAA
- a CDS encoding ribonuclease H, with the protein MNSNSIAIEAATDGACSGNPGPGGWGGLIIFDDNSELEIGGSEQNTTNNRMELTAAIKTLEKLKTYKLKDNFKLRTDSKYVIEGYTKWIINWKRNGWKTSAGKSVQNLDLWQKIDQLRINGLIMEYVKGHSGDKQNDRVDKIATNYSKGISIINNFKEAESSVDFFQKNAPREIQELFSRNELIEKFAEKKYLLSSLELSNLLGEENHFKIKEYLLFEWRNWRLIPKYKKYWIIEKKES; encoded by the coding sequence ATGAATAGCAATAGTATTGCAATTGAAGCTGCAACTGATGGTGCCTGTAGTGGTAATCCAGGTCCAGGTGGTTGGGGTGGTTTAATAATTTTTGACGATAACAGTGAATTAGAAATAGGTGGTTCCGAGCAAAATACCACCAATAATAGAATGGAACTTACTGCTGCTATAAAAACTCTTGAGAAATTAAAAACCTATAAATTAAAAGATAACTTTAAATTAAGAACTGATAGTAAATATGTCATAGAGGGATATACAAAATGGATTATTAATTGGAAGAGAAATGGATGGAAAACAAGCGCAGGAAAATCAGTTCAAAATCTTGATTTATGGCAAAAAATTGATCAATTAAGAATTAATGGCTTAATAATGGAATATGTTAAGGGTCATAGCGGTGATAAACAAAATGATAGGGTTGATAAAATTGCAACTAATTACAGTAAAGGTATATCTATAATAAATAACTTTAAAGAAGCAGAATCCTCAGTTGACTTTTTTCAAAAAAATGCACCTAGAGAAATTCAGGAATTATTTTCAAGGAATGAATTAATTGAGAAATTTGCAGAAAAAAAGTACTTGTTAAGTTCACTAGAACTAAGTAACCTATTGGGTGAAGAAAACCACTTTAAGATAAAAGAATATTTACTGTTTGAATGGCGTAATTGGAGATTGATTCCTAAATATAAAAAATATTGGATAATAGAAAAAAAAGAATCTTAA
- the rplL gene encoding 50S ribosomal protein L7/L12 translates to MSAKTEEILESLKSLSLLEASELVKQIEEAFGVSAAASAGVVMAAPGAAGGDGDGGAAEEKTEFDVVLESFDAAAKIKVLKVVRNATGLGLGDAKTLVESAPKTVKEGIAKADAESLKKEIEEAGGKVTLK, encoded by the coding sequence ATGTCCGCAAAAACTGAAGAAATTCTTGAATCATTAAAATCTCTCTCACTTTTAGAAGCATCTGAACTTGTAAAACAGATTGAAGAGGCTTTTGGTGTATCTGCTGCAGCTTCTGCAGGTGTAGTAATGGCAGCTCCAGGGGCAGCTGGCGGTGATGGAGATGGCGGCGCCGCTGAAGAAAAAACTGAATTTGATGTAGTTCTCGAAAGCTTTGATGCAGCTGCAAAAATCAAAGTCCTTAAGGTTGTAAGAAATGCAACTGGTCTTGGTCTTGGTGATGCAAAAACACTTGTTGAATCAGCACCAAAAACAGTCAAAGAAGGAATTGCTAAAGCAGACGCTGAATCTTTAAAGAAAGAGATTGAAGAAGCTGGCGGTAAAGTTACACTTAAGTAG
- the rplJ gene encoding 50S ribosomal protein L10 has protein sequence MGRTLENKQQIVTEIKSLLNDSEMAVVLDYKGLTIKEMSDLRSRLQTTNGICKVTKNSLMRKAIDGDNNWNDLESLLTGTNAFVLIKEDVGGAVKAIQSFQKDTKKSETKGALFEGRLLSDSEIKEIASLPSKEVLMAKIAGALNGVATKIAISINEVPSGLARSLKQHSEKSES, from the coding sequence ATGGGCCGAACACTAGAGAATAAGCAACAAATCGTTACTGAGATTAAATCTCTCTTAAACGACTCGGAAATGGCTGTAGTTCTTGACTATAAAGGTTTAACTATCAAAGAGATGTCAGATTTGCGATCTAGATTGCAAACAACTAACGGCATTTGCAAAGTTACTAAAAATTCATTAATGCGTAAAGCTATTGATGGAGATAATAATTGGAACGATCTTGAATCTTTACTGACCGGAACAAATGCTTTTGTCTTAATTAAAGAAGATGTTGGTGGTGCTGTAAAAGCGATCCAATCTTTTCAAAAAGACACTAAAAAATCCGAGACCAAAGGAGCTTTATTTGAAGGCAGACTTCTTAGCGATTCTGAAATAAAAGAAATTGCAAGTCTTCCATCTAAAGAAGTATTGATGGCAAAAATTGCTGGCGCTCTAAATGGCGTTGCAACAAAAATTGCAATCTCTATCAATGAAGTCCCTTCTGGACTTGCTAGATCACTTAAACAACATTCTGAAAAATCAGAATCTTAA
- the rplA gene encoding 50S ribosomal protein L1: MKKLSKRMAALSIKIEDRIYAPLEALSIIKENANAKFDETIEAHIRLGIDPKYTDQQLRTTVALPHGTGQSIKIAVITSGENVSKAKSAGADLFGEEDLVESINKGNMEFDLLIATPDMMPKVAKLGRVLGPRGLMPNPKAGTVTNDIANAIKEFKAGKLEFRADKAGIVHVRFGKASFTKEALFDNLKTLQESIDKNKPSGAKGKYWKSFYVTSTMGPSIQVDINAVQDYQPEG; the protein is encoded by the coding sequence ATGAAAAAACTTTCAAAAAGAATGGCGGCTCTATCAATAAAGATAGAAGATCGCATTTATGCTCCACTTGAAGCTCTTAGCATCATCAAGGAAAATGCCAACGCTAAATTTGATGAAACTATCGAAGCGCATATACGCTTAGGTATTGATCCAAAATATACTGATCAACAATTAAGGACCACAGTCGCATTACCACATGGTACTGGCCAAAGTATCAAAATTGCAGTAATCACAAGCGGTGAGAATGTATCAAAAGCCAAATCCGCTGGTGCAGATTTATTTGGTGAAGAAGATCTTGTAGAAAGCATCAACAAAGGGAATATGGAATTTGATCTACTTATTGCGACCCCAGATATGATGCCAAAGGTTGCAAAATTAGGACGAGTTTTAGGACCTAGAGGTTTAATGCCTAATCCAAAAGCTGGTACAGTTACTAATGATATTGCCAATGCAATAAAAGAATTCAAAGCTGGAAAGCTCGAATTTAGAGCAGATAAAGCAGGAATTGTTCATGTCCGCTTTGGTAAAGCAAGTTTTACAAAAGAAGCTCTATTTGATAACTTAAAAACCTTACAAGAATCAATTGATAAAAACAAACCAAGTGGAGCGAAAGGGAAATATTGGAAAAGTTTTTATGTAACTTCAACTATGGGACCTTCAATTCAAGTAGACATCAATGCCGTACAAGATTACCAACCAGAAGGTTAA
- the rplK gene encoding 50S ribosomal protein L11, whose protein sequence is MAKKIVAVIKLALQAGKANPAPPVGPALGQHGVNIMAFCKEYNARTQDKAGFVIPVEISVFEDRSFTFITKTPPASVLITKAAGIDKGSGESAKGSVGNISKAQLEEIAKTKLPDLNCSSVESAMKVIEGTARNMGVSITD, encoded by the coding sequence ATGGCAAAAAAAATTGTTGCAGTTATAAAGCTTGCTCTGCAAGCAGGCAAAGCAAATCCTGCTCCTCCTGTTGGGCCAGCTTTAGGACAACATGGTGTAAATATCATGGCATTTTGTAAAGAATACAATGCAAGGACACAAGATAAAGCAGGTTTTGTTATTCCAGTTGAGATTTCTGTTTTTGAAGATAGAAGCTTTACTTTCATTACAAAAACACCCCCTGCTTCTGTCTTAATAACAAAAGCAGCAGGAATAGATAAAGGATCAGGTGAATCTGCAAAAGGTTCCGTTGGGAATATAAGTAAAGCTCAATTAGAAGAAATAGCCAAAACTAAGCTTCCTGATCTAAACTGTTCTAGTGTTGAATCCGCAATGAAAGTAATTGAGGGTACTGCTCGTAATATGGGCGTGTCTATTACTGATTGA
- the nusG gene encoding transcription termination/antitermination protein NusG, with translation MSNELTTNLASSKANTSIARWYAVQVASSCEKKVKATLEQRSVTLGVNNRIIEIEIPQTPGIKLKKDGSRQTTEEKVFPGYVLVRMILDEDTMMAVKSTPNVINFVGADDGRNNGRSRGHIKPRPLSRQEVNRIFKRAAEKKAVIKLDVEEKDRIIVTSGPFKDFQGEVIEVSGERNKLKALLSIFGRETPVELEFSQINKQN, from the coding sequence ATGAGTAATGAATTGACTACAAACCTTGCTTCTTCGAAAGCAAATACTAGCATCGCAAGATGGTATGCAGTTCAAGTAGCATCAAGCTGTGAAAAAAAAGTAAAAGCTACTCTTGAGCAAAGATCAGTAACTTTAGGAGTTAATAATCGAATCATTGAAATTGAAATCCCCCAAACTCCAGGAATTAAATTAAAAAAAGATGGAAGTAGACAAACTACTGAAGAAAAAGTTTTTCCAGGTTATGTCCTAGTAAGAATGATTTTGGATGAAGATACAATGATGGCGGTAAAAAGTACTCCAAATGTAATTAACTTCGTTGGTGCTGATGACGGTAGAAATAACGGTAGATCACGAGGTCATATCAAACCAAGACCTTTATCTAGGCAGGAGGTAAATAGAATCTTTAAGCGCGCAGCAGAGAAAAAAGCTGTTATTAAATTAGATGTTGAAGAAAAAGATAGAATTATAGTAACTAGTGGTCCATTCAAGGATTTCCAGGGTGAAGTTATAGAAGTTTCTGGGGAAAGAAATAAATTAAAAGCATTACTTTCAATATTTGGGCGCGAGACTCCTGTAGAATTAGAATTCTCCCAAATCAATAAACAAAATTAA
- the secE gene encoding preprotein translocase subunit SecE, which translates to MTSPITNQEPLKKDSPQIEEPKKKKNFLKSTYDELKLVVWPNKQQLFSESIAVIIMVSFSAAAIASVSRFYGWAASQIFG; encoded by the coding sequence GTGACAAGTCCTATTACTAATCAAGAACCTCTTAAAAAAGATTCCCCTCAAATTGAAGAACCAAAAAAAAAGAAAAATTTCTTAAAATCGACCTATGATGAGCTTAAACTTGTCGTATGGCCAAACAAACAACAACTTTTTAGCGAATCGATTGCAGTTATAATTATGGTATCTTTCTCTGCGGCAGCCATAGCATCTGTCAGCAGATTTTATGGATGGGCAGCCTCACAAATTTTTGGTTAA